The genomic window TTGTTGTTGCACCTCACATTGGTGTTTTCTTCCAATTGGTTTATTCTACATATCTTGCAATGCTTCCGTTGCAGCACCATGGTATGTGAGCCAAGCCCATGGGGAACGCGCTGTGCTGCTGCCTCGGCCAGGACGCATCTACTGGTGACCACCCGCTGAAGTTTCTCGATCCCGCGTGCTCCAAGGGCGGAGCCACGGGTGTCACCAACAGCCAGGCCGCCGCCTCCGCCACGGGTCCCGCCTACGGGGCGGGTGCTTCCACGACCCccaccggtggcggcggtggcctTGGCTCTACGGTTGCCAGCACTCCGGCAACCACGCCGACCGGCATCGCCGGTTTCATCGCCAACTCGGCCGCGGCCACCTCGGAGTCCAACGTGTCTATCTCGACGGCTCCAGCGGCACCACGAACCAGCATTGGTGAACGGTTTATGTTCTACCCCCGCATCCAGCGTGACGCTGGACGCCGGGGAACTTTCGAGCCACGTCACTCGGAGGCACGTGCTGCCGCACTCTTCGAGAAGTACCGGGACCCCGAAGAGGACGCTGTGTTGGCCGAGGGAATCGTGCAGCTCTGCGACGACCTGGGCGTGAGGCCTGAGGAGTTTCGCGTCCTTCTCCTCGCGTGGAAGTTCGGTGCCCAGCAGATGTGCCGTTTTACAAGAGACGAGTTCCTTGGGGGCTGCCGCGCGCTTCGTGCAGACTCGGTGCCTGCTATCCAGGTGCGGTTCCCTGAACTTTTGGCCGAGGCCCGAGAACCGGCTCGGTTCCGCGACCTTTATCGCTTCACATTCCGTTTCGGGCTCGAGTCTGGCCAGCGCACACTGCCAACGGACATGGCGGCGCAGCTGTGGCGCCTTGTGTTTTCCCAGGAGCCACCGGCAGTGCTCGAGCGCTGGTTGGCATTCCTTGAGAGCCACCCCGAGGTGCGCGGCATCACGAGCGACACGTGGAACATGTTTTTGCACTTTGCTGAGACGGCGGGCCGCGACCTCAGCACATATGATGACTCCGAGGCGTGGCCCAGCCTGTTCGACGACTTTGTGGAGTATGAGAACGACCAGACGAACCAGAATGTGCTCCACCAGGTGAACAAGGGCGGCAGTGATGTGAAGGCTGAGTGACGATGCATCGCCAAAGGTGAGTATCCCTCTTCTGCCGCTGTCTCATGGGGCTGTGGTGTGCTCAAAAGTGCCATATACCATTTGGTCAAAGTGTTTGCAGCTTATTAGAAGCAAGAAGGTGTGCATGTATGCGATCTTGCGCAAACCCCTTTGTCCCCACATTGCAGTTCTGCTGCACGAAGTATTAGTTCATAGAGAGCGGCATAGCTCAAAAGCAACTGCAATGTGAAATGAGCAGACCAATCCTGCTATGAGTGCACAACTTTCGTAGATGTATCTGTATGTGTGAAATGGATATAGATCAATATCCAAAAGTGCTTAGAAGCAAAGAATGAAAGACAAAGGCTGGCCCAGTATAGAAATGCTTGTAGGCAGAATAGTATATATAGTATGATTTCTTGTGGACAATTGAGGACGTACAGTACGAAATTCCTTGTAGATGCAATAGGGCAGACACAGTAGAAAATTCCTTAAATCGCTGTAATAAATGATTGCAAGTGCTATTGTTCTGCCACGTTTCCCGGGCTTGCCAATTGCATTCAGCAATCCACGCACTGTTCGTGCTATAGTATTCTGTTGTTCTTCAAGCTGTCATTTTTCGCTTTTTCAAAGCGCTCACTTTTCAGAGGAGGGTGGGGAATAGGGTGAGAGACAGGATAGCGTGAAAGCAGTGCTCATCAAGATTGTCCACACGAAAGCTCAGCAACATGTATTAAAGGGCAAGCACTGTTCTATGGTGCAAAACAAAAGCTATACCACAAAGTGAGGGAAAGGCTTTTCAATGAGTGCCGGAGAACCTTGCCTAATACAGTGCACCCGGCATGCTTTGTCACgcatggctaaggtactcggctgctgacccgcaggtcgcgggttcaaatcccggctgcggcggctgcatttccgatggaggcggaaatgtcgtaggcccgtgtgctcagatttgggtgcacgttaaagaaccccaggtggtcgaaatttccgcagccctccactacggcgtctctcatagtcatacggtggttttgggacgttaaaccccacaaatcaatgaatgcTTTGTTACGCATCAACAGTTGAGGCAAATGTGTTTCATAATCACACACGTCTAATGACAGAATGTGAAAACTTGGAGGAATGGTGTTTGcaagcccctccccccccccccccccaacctccaTTCGTATCAGCATTCTGCGCACTGCCAGTGGTGGTGCTACAGTGGCATACAGGGGCTTGTGGCCGAGACTGCTGCTTGCAAAGCCAACGTACCATGTGATGTCGTTGAACTAAAAGAATGTGTTGAATTTTGCCGACACTGCAACAGGTGTGCACCAGCCAGCATTCTGCAGACATTTCGCGTATCTCGTAGCAGCATTAAAGGGGCTGTCAAAAGAAAATAAGCTGTCCGGTTGTGATTTTATAAGAATGAATCGGACATGCCAATTCTGAAATATTTGAAATAGCAGTTTTCTAAGGCTCCTAAGCAACCACACTGCACTACTGGCTGCTATAGGCACTAACGTGTGATGTCGTGCTGAGATATGTAATGAACACAGTGTTAGCTTTCTTTTGCTTTAAAGTAGTATGCTTATAGACATCCAAAAAAGAAGAAATTACCACAACAATTTTAGGAGCCACAGTTGTGTACTCTGCAAGTACCACAAGTGATCTGCTTGGTTCCGCTTTCAAGTACATCCGAGCTTCGTCACATGTGGATTCTTGTCTCTCCGGTTGCGTTCGCTTGCTTAGTGCAGCGTTCCTGTATTTTCTTGTTGCGTTAGGTTGTGTCTGATGGTGTGTTTTAGGTGGCTTAGTCTTCGCTATGCTAACCATGTACGTCATCAGACAGTGCCGCACAACTTGCCAAAGTGTGAGCTAGTCAAACGTCTTTACGGCGCTGCAATTGAAATGGTACGTCGTTATGAACGTCGCTCAACCATGGCTCAACAAACATTGTTGTGCTGCCATGTTTTGTCTACGACAGAGGCTTTTTATTGGCTGATTTAAAGTGACGTCAGCTGTATAGCTGAGGTAAACATGAGCTGGGTAATTGAAATTGTGCTTTTATAGCTAATAAATGAAGCTGCTGTTGTAATGCGGAGAGACAAGACACAATACTCGTTGACGTAGGTGGGGGTTCTACGTATTTGGCTACCTTCGTCTTTAGCGCCAGTGCTTAAGCACCGCTATATCGTTCTTACACCGAACAGTGAAACGAGTCGAGGTATAATATTGAATAGATAGCCAGGATTCTGAATACACACTTAGTCTGAAAATTTTCGGAAACGCTTCACAACCTCTTTGAAGGTACTGATgtgaaaattttgtttttttttgtgtgtgtttaatgAAAATCCAAGCTCTCCATAGCCTAGAAAATGTGCCCATGAGCCCAAATTCGCCCTGCAAGATTATAGTTGCATCATGTTTTTAAGAGTTAGTTTCAATTCCTTCTGTGCCCAATGTCACGTATGAACTTCTCGTCACATGCTTGTTCAAGATGGCACAACATTTGCACAGCCACTGTGCTCTGTGACTCAGTTGGTGACGTACAAGCAGCCATTTTACATGTTTCGATGCCTGATGTCGTCTGAACAAGCCATGCTCCTGCATAAGATCACTGGAACTGATACTGTAGCCTGATGTCATGCTAATGTCGTCAGTTGGTGTGCCATGTGAAGATTGACTTTAATATAAAAATAAAGTTTCAGCACTTCTTGAGCTTCATGCTTGCTCAGAGCTGTCTCTGTATACGAAATATTTTTATGGTGGAGTGACTTCAGCTTTGAGGAATTGATGTCAGCACCTCTTTAAGAGAGTTCGTATTGCAGACATGACTTGGGATTTTGAGAAACTGAGCCGATGTAAGTGCTAAAGTTTCGTTAAAGGGCCCGTGCGACACTTTCTAATGGTCAGAAAATGATGCTGATTGGTAGTCGAGGTTCCTGAG from Rhipicephalus microplus isolate Deutch F79 chromosome 7, USDA_Rmic, whole genome shotgun sequence includes these protein-coding regions:
- the SCCRO3 gene encoding defective in cullin neddylation 1 domain containing SCCRO3; translated protein: MGNALCCCLGQDASTGDHPLKFLDPACSKGGATGVTNSQAAASATGPAYGAGASTTPTGGGGGLGSTVASTPATTPTGIAGFIANSAAATSESNVSISTAPAAPRTSIGERFMFYPRIQRDAGRRGTFEPRHSEARAAALFEKYRDPEEDAVLAEGIVQLCDDLGVRPEEFRVLLLAWKFGAQQMCRFTRDEFLGGCRALRADSVPAIQVRFPELLAEAREPARFRDLYRFTFRFGLESGQRTLPTDMAAQLWRLVFSQEPPAVLERWLAFLESHPEVRGITSDTWNMFLHFAETAGRDLSTYDDSEAWPSLFDDFVEYENDQTNQNVLHQVNKGGSDVKAE